From the Salinigranum rubrum genome, the window TACACTGGAGTGTGGATGCCACGGAATCGTCGCGGCCGGAACCGGCGTCCAGGAGACCGCTACACTCACTCCAGCGGAACGGAAGACGGTCATCACCGAGACAATCAAGGCCGTCGATGGCCGAACGCGCGTTATGGCGGGCGTCTCGTACCCGGCTCAGCCAGTCGTCAACGACTTGATCGAACACGCGGAAAACGAGGGCGCCGATGGTGTTCTCGCGATGCCGCCGTGGGGCGTTCCGCCGAGTCGGAAAGCGAACATCCGATACTACAAGCACATCGCGGACCAGACGGATTTACCCGTGCTCGTCTACAATAACCCGGCGGTCACCGTCGACATGGCGAAAGAGACAATCCTCGAAATCGCGAAGATCGACGGAATCGATTACATCAAAGAGAGTTCTCGGGACTGGGACAAACTCGCCTGGGAGTTCGAACGGATTCAGCACGCCGGCCACGCAGAAATGCTCTCGACAATGGATGTTCTCCTGCCGACACTTATGACAGGCGGCAAGGGGATCGTCATTTCCGCACCATTGACCGTCCCGTCGATGCAGATCTACGAGGCATACGAAGCAGGCGACCTCAATACCGCTGTGGAATTGCAGCGCACATTCGGGACGTTCCCTCCGGACGAAGCGGATGCCGGCTTGACAGCGGTATGCAAGGCGGCGACAGAACTCGCC encodes:
- a CDS encoding dihydrodipicolinate synthase family protein, encoding MSEVFNGVIAPVVTPFDSQGELAVETIADSVEFTLECGCHGIVAAGTGVQETATLTPAERKTVITETIKAVDGRTRVMAGVSYPAQPVVNDLIEHAENEGADGVLAMPPWGVPPSRKANIRYYKHIADQTDLPVLVYNNPAVTVDMAKETILEIAKIDGIDYIKESSRDWDKLAWEFERIQHAGHAEMLSTMDVLLPTLMTGGKGIVISAPLTVPSMQIYEAYEAGDLNTAVELQRTFGTFPPDEADAGLTAVCKAATELAGVDVGPPRQPYDAIGETGREAIDEWMDEMGIPRM